One region of Streptomyces sp. CG4 genomic DNA includes:
- the glgB gene encoding 1,4-alpha-glucan branching enzyme, translating to MAPRTTVGDPSPRRVRPGGPFVTTKKSATSKKTPRTPDAAVSAALEAADRARLSDGTQHDPHAVLGAHPVPGGVAFRAFRPYALSVTVVTGELRVTLHDDGEGFFSGLLPLRAVPEYRLLVEYEGTVLDTEDPYRFLPTLGELDLHLIGEGRHEQLWRALGAHVTTHQGVPGTRFAVWAPNARGVRVTGGFNFWDGTGFPMRSLGSSGVWELFVPGIGAGEVYKFEITRPDGSRTLRADPLARRTEAPPATASIVDASHHEWADAQWMAHRAGTPVHEAPFSVYEVHLPSWRPGLTYRELAEQLPTYVKELGFTHVELMPVAEHPFGGSWGYQVTGFYAPTARLGTPDDFKHLVDRLHQAGIGVLMDWVPAHFPRDDWALAEFDGRPLYEHHDPLRAAHPDWGTLEFDFGRREVRNFLVANAVYWCEEFHIDGLRVDAVASMLYLDYSREPGQWQPNEHGGRENLDAVAFLQEMNATVYRRCPGVVTIAEESTAWDGVTRPTHHKGPSGFGGLGFGLKWNMGWMHDSLQYMAHEPVHRKYHHHEMTFSMVYAYSENYVLPISHDEVVHGKQALVSKMPGDWWQRRANHRAYLGFMWAHPGKQLLFMGQEFAQGAEWSEAHGPDWWLLDPSYGAAADHRGVRDLVRDLNTLYRDTPALWQRDTDPAGFQWIAGDAADDNVFAFLRLDADGNPLLAVSHLSPVVRHDYRLGVPEDVPAWHESLTTDATRYGGSGVTNPDVVKPEPRAWHGRPASVRLTLPPLATVWLKPACPSGPGRAL from the coding sequence CTGGCTCCCCGTACCACTGTCGGCGATCCGTCGCCTCGCCGCGTCCGCCCTGGAGGCCCGTTCGTGACGACCAAGAAGTCAGCCACCTCGAAGAAGACCCCGAGGACCCCGGATGCCGCCGTCTCCGCCGCGCTGGAGGCGGCCGACCGCGCACGGCTGTCGGACGGCACCCAGCATGATCCGCACGCCGTCCTGGGCGCCCACCCGGTGCCCGGCGGCGTCGCCTTCCGGGCCTTCCGGCCGTACGCGCTGTCCGTCACGGTCGTCACCGGCGAGCTGCGCGTCACGCTGCACGACGACGGCGAGGGGTTCTTCTCGGGGCTGCTGCCCCTGCGGGCCGTACCGGAGTACCGGCTGCTGGTGGAGTACGAGGGGACGGTCCTGGACACCGAGGACCCCTACCGCTTCCTGCCCACCCTCGGCGAGCTGGACCTGCATCTGATCGGCGAGGGCCGGCACGAGCAGCTGTGGCGGGCGCTCGGCGCGCACGTCACCACCCACCAGGGCGTGCCGGGCACCCGGTTCGCGGTGTGGGCGCCCAACGCGCGGGGCGTCCGGGTCACGGGCGGCTTCAACTTCTGGGACGGCACCGGTTTCCCGATGCGCTCGCTGGGCTCCTCGGGGGTGTGGGAGCTGTTCGTGCCGGGGATCGGCGCGGGCGAGGTGTACAAGTTCGAGATCACCCGCCCGGACGGCTCGCGCACCCTGCGCGCCGATCCGCTGGCCCGCCGTACCGAGGCGCCGCCCGCCACCGCGTCGATCGTGGACGCCTCGCACCACGAGTGGGCCGACGCGCAGTGGATGGCGCACCGGGCCGGCACCCCGGTGCACGAGGCCCCGTTCTCCGTGTACGAGGTCCACCTGCCCTCCTGGCGGCCCGGCCTGACCTATCGCGAACTCGCCGAACAACTTCCCACCTATGTAAAGGAGTTGGGCTTCACCCACGTGGAGCTGATGCCGGTCGCCGAGCACCCCTTCGGCGGCTCCTGGGGCTACCAGGTCACCGGTTTCTACGCCCCGACGGCCCGGCTCGGCACCCCGGACGACTTCAAGCACCTGGTGGACCGGCTGCACCAGGCCGGGATCGGCGTGCTGATGGACTGGGTCCCGGCGCACTTCCCGCGGGACGACTGGGCGCTGGCCGAGTTCGACGGGCGTCCGCTGTACGAGCATCACGATCCGCTGCGGGCCGCCCATCCCGACTGGGGCACCCTGGAGTTCGACTTCGGCCGCCGCGAGGTGCGCAACTTCCTGGTCGCCAACGCGGTGTACTGGTGCGAGGAGTTCCACATCGACGGGCTGCGGGTGGACGCCGTCGCCTCGATGCTCTACCTCGACTACTCGCGCGAGCCGGGCCAGTGGCAGCCGAACGAGCACGGCGGCCGGGAGAACCTGGACGCGGTGGCCTTTCTGCAGGAGATGAACGCCACCGTCTACCGGCGCTGCCCGGGCGTGGTGACCATCGCCGAGGAATCCACGGCCTGGGACGGCGTCACCCGCCCCACCCACCACAAGGGCCCGAGCGGCTTCGGCGGGCTCGGCTTCGGCCTGAAGTGGAACATGGGCTGGATGCACGACTCGCTGCAGTACATGGCCCACGAGCCGGTGCACCGCAAGTACCACCACCACGAGATGACCTTCTCGATGGTGTACGCGTACAGCGAGAACTACGTGCTGCCGATCTCCCACGACGAGGTCGTGCACGGCAAGCAGGCACTGGTCTCGAAGATGCCCGGCGACTGGTGGCAGCGCCGGGCCAACCACCGCGCCTATCTCGGCTTCATGTGGGCCCACCCCGGCAAGCAACTCCTGTTCATGGGCCAGGAGTTCGCCCAGGGGGCCGAGTGGTCCGAGGCGCACGGCCCCGACTGGTGGCTGCTCGACCCGTCCTACGGCGCCGCGGCCGACCACCGGGGCGTACGGGATCTCGTGCGCGACCTGAACACCCTGTACCGGGACACCCCGGCCCTGTGGCAGCGGGACACCGACCCGGCGGGCTTCCAGTGGATCGCCGGGGACGCGGCGGACGACAACGTCTTCGCGTTCCTGCGCCTCGACGCCGACGGCAACCCGCTCCTCGCGGTCTCCCATCTGTCCCCGGTGGTCCGCCACGACTACCGGCTCGGCGTCCCGGAGGACGTACCGGCCTGGCACGAGAGCCTCACCACGGACGCCACGCGGTACGGCGGCAGCGGCGTCACCAACCCCGATGTCGTCAAACCGGAACCCCGGGCCTGGCACGGCCGCCCGGCCAGTGTGCGGCTGACCCTGCCCCCGCTGGCCACGGTCTGGCTGAAGCCCGCCTGCCCGTCCGGGCCGGGACGCGCCCTATAG
- a CDS encoding maltokinase, with the protein MAETVTPSDSSRTTGHLLASLDPLLREWLPRQRWFAGKGRPVTGFTPVAATELLPPDGRLGLYHLLLRVHQPSVLGAEPHPGDCYQLLIGVREALPPRLAPALIGHVEGGPLTGRTVYEALYDPRPAELLLEALRTQARIGGLCFERDPRQEIREGLVARLMTAEQSNSSVVYGDTFILKLLRRVVPGVNPDLELPLALAREGCPRVPAPTAWLHTEIGTEPYVLAVLQPFISGASDGWELALRELAKGEDFAVAARELGRATAEVHTALARALPTVTLGHPQLRSLADGMTERLTAAVQAVPALRPYESGLRASYRALAGLAGEGRTWTAQRIHGDLHLGQCLRSPSGAWSLIDFEGEPARPPAERRLPQPPVRDIAGMLRSFDYAAHSASPPAPDWARGCRAAYCSGYAEVAGRDPRTDPVLLRAFETDKAVYEVVYEARHRPDWLPVPLSAIRRLAASALEARS; encoded by the coding sequence ATGGCGGAAACGGTCACCCCTTCCGACAGCTCCCGTACGACCGGTCACCTCCTCGCTTCGCTCGATCCCCTGCTGCGCGAGTGGCTGCCCCGGCAGCGCTGGTTCGCCGGAAAGGGGCGCCCGGTCACCGGGTTCACGCCCGTGGCCGCCACCGAACTGCTTCCGCCCGATGGCCGGTTGGGGCTCTACCATCTGCTGCTGCGCGTCCACCAGCCGTCCGTACTGGGCGCCGAGCCCCACCCCGGTGACTGCTACCAGCTCCTCATAGGCGTGCGCGAGGCGCTGCCGCCCCGGCTGGCGCCCGCGCTGATCGGACATGTGGAGGGCGGGCCGCTCACCGGACGCACGGTGTACGAGGCCCTGTACGACCCCCGGCCCGCCGAGCTGCTCCTGGAGGCCCTGCGCACCCAGGCCCGCATCGGCGGGCTCTGTTTCGAGCGGGACCCGCGCCAGGAGATCCGCGAGGGCCTGGTGGCCCGGCTGATGACCGCCGAGCAGTCCAACTCGTCGGTCGTCTACGGCGATACGTTCATCCTGAAACTGCTGCGCCGGGTCGTGCCCGGCGTCAACCCCGATCTGGAGCTCCCGCTGGCGCTGGCCCGGGAGGGCTGCCCCCGGGTGCCCGCGCCGACGGCCTGGCTGCACACCGAGATCGGCACCGAGCCGTACGTGCTGGCCGTGCTGCAGCCGTTCATCAGCGGGGCGAGCGACGGCTGGGAGCTGGCGCTGCGCGAGCTGGCCAAGGGCGAGGACTTCGCCGTGGCGGCGCGTGAACTGGGCCGGGCCACCGCCGAGGTGCACACCGCGCTCGCCCGCGCCCTGCCGACGGTCACCCTCGGCCACCCCCAGCTGCGGTCGCTGGCCGACGGGATGACCGAGCGGCTGACGGCGGCCGTCCAGGCGGTGCCGGCGCTGCGGCCGTACGAGAGCGGGCTGCGCGCGTCCTACCGGGCGCTGGCCGGACTCGCCGGCGAGGGGCGCACCTGGACCGCGCAGCGGATCCACGGCGATCTGCACCTCGGTCAGTGTCTGCGCTCGCCGTCCGGAGCGTGGTCGCTGATCGACTTCGAGGGCGAGCCGGCCCGGCCGCCGGCCGAACGGCGGCTGCCGCAGCCGCCGGTGCGGGACATCGCGGGCATGCTGCGCTCCTTCGACTACGCGGCCCACTCGGCGAGCCCGCCCGCGCCGGACTGGGCGCGCGGCTGCCGGGCCGCCTACTGCTCCGGGTACGCGGAGGTGGCCGGCCGCGATCCGCGCACCGATCCGGTGCTGCTGCGGGCCTTCGAGACCGACAAGGCGGTCTACGAGGTCGTCTACGAGGCCCGGCACCGGCCCGACTGGCTCCCCGTACCACTGTCGGCGATCCGTCGCCTCGCCGCGTCCGCCCTGGAGGCCCGTTCGTGA